In one Bacillus thuringiensis genomic region, the following are encoded:
- a CDS encoding L-lactate permease: MAILLALIPIMMIFICLFLFKQTSLRSSLISYAVSVGIVLFSPMFQLGISETVHATIKGWLICFIVGYVLFFGIFLFHLMNKMGYIDQVARFLEAVTQDRLLQMLLMCFGICPLIESVSGFGIGFMVAAPIFLSLGYKPFQAVLLSFIGLLASSWGAMATGTIIGSQLINMPLTTLGTNTALLSIPMFAYFVILSLHVVGGWQAVIEKWKEGVGFFLLFSLGIYLSNAYVSVELAGILSSIVTITFGFLIIKLKGKSGQNLITEHAATTEREVSIIKIISPYIFLTVCILLSRLVPALHDLFRSYAVLDLKSYSYKLELLYSPGFWLGMTCLFTIIFFRIPSNIIKQSFSQTIKQWIPFAITTTMFIAISELMGASGMHSLLAKTAGETFGSFFVFVAPFIGAIGGFLTGSNAGSNAMFIKLQMQTAQNVALPWQYVTTLQNTASSVATIACPSRITLGAYLCNIPYRENELLKRTTLMIFGAVLLVVVEVIVWYMLRN, translated from the coding sequence ATGGCCATATTGTTGGCACTTATCCCAATTATGATGATTTTCATTTGTTTATTTTTATTTAAACAAACGTCATTAAGGTCCTCGTTAATTTCTTATGCTGTGTCTGTTGGAATCGTTTTATTCTCGCCAATGTTTCAATTAGGGATAAGTGAAACTGTGCACGCAACGATTAAAGGATGGTTAATTTGTTTTATTGTCGGGTACGTTTTATTTTTCGGTATTTTTTTATTTCACCTCATGAACAAAATGGGGTACATCGATCAAGTAGCACGTTTTCTAGAAGCAGTTACTCAGGATCGTTTATTACAAATGCTGCTTATGTGTTTTGGCATTTGCCCACTTATTGAATCAGTAAGTGGATTCGGTATTGGCTTCATGGTTGCAGCACCTATTTTTCTTTCACTAGGATATAAACCATTTCAAGCTGTACTGCTCTCATTCATTGGCTTACTAGCTAGTTCATGGGGCGCAATGGCAACGGGTACGATTATCGGTTCGCAGCTAATAAATATGCCTCTTACAACACTTGGTACAAATACAGCGCTATTAAGTATTCCGATGTTTGCTTACTTCGTTATTCTTTCTTTACACGTTGTTGGCGGCTGGCAAGCGGTTATAGAAAAGTGGAAAGAAGGAGTAGGATTCTTTCTATTATTTTCTCTCGGAATCTACCTTTCTAATGCGTACGTAAGTGTTGAACTAGCCGGGATATTAAGTTCTATCGTTACGATTACATTTGGCTTTCTTATCATTAAATTAAAAGGAAAAAGTGGGCAAAATCTTATAACAGAACATGCGGCTACAACGGAGAGAGAAGTATCTATTATAAAAATTATTAGCCCTTATATATTTCTAACAGTTTGTATTTTACTTTCTCGCCTCGTTCCAGCATTACATGATTTGTTCAGATCATATGCGGTTCTTGATTTGAAATCATACTCTTACAAACTAGAGTTACTATATTCACCAGGATTTTGGCTCGGTATGACTTGCTTATTTACTATTATTTTCTTCCGCATCCCGTCTAATATTATTAAACAATCATTCTCACAAACGATCAAACAATGGATTCCATTTGCTATTACGACGACAATGTTTATCGCCATTTCAGAACTAATGGGTGCATCTGGCATGCATTCATTACTTGCAAAAACAGCTGGTGAAACATTTGGAAGCTTTTTCGTTTTTGTTGCTCCGTTTATTGGCGCTATTGGTGGATTTTTAACAGGTAGTAACGCAGGATCAAATGCAATGTTTATAAAACTACAAATGCAAACCGCACAAAACGTAGCACTCCCGTGGCAATATGTCACAACACTTCAAAACACCGCATCATCAGTAGCGACAATCGCTTGTCCATCACGGATTACATTAGGTGCTTACTTATGTAATATCCCTTACCGTGAAAATGAACTATTAAAGAGGACGACGTTAATGATCTTTGGTGCGGTTTTACTTGTAGTGGTAGAGGTTATTGTTTGGTATATGTTGAGAAATTAA
- a CDS encoding RNA-guided endonuclease InsQ/TnpB family protein, producing MPTITAKIQIHVSDNQAESLKITTNAYRKACNWLSKHIFETKNLNQVNLNNLYYSDLRNQFRLKSQMAQSVMKTVIARYKSAKSNGHEWSLIDFKLAEYDLVWNRDYSLTKNQFSVNTLEGRLKLNYERKAMKKYFNSTWKFGTAKLVHKYKKWFLHIPMTKEYQTLDFADVNNIVGVDLGINFLATTYDSQGKTTFYNGNIVKHKRGKFKATRKQLQTRQTPSSRKKIKQIGSRENRYVTDVNHQITKALVEAYPRGTMFVLEDLTGVRSATEKVRVKNRYVSVSWAFYQFRQMLEYKAELNGQKVIVVDPKYTSQTCPKCGNIEKANRNKKLHTFKCKNCQYQSNDDRIGAMNLHRKGIKHISVVTTGV from the coding sequence ATGCCTACAATTACTGCAAAAATACAAATCCATGTTTCCGATAATCAAGCTGAAAGTCTAAAGATAACAACGAACGCTTACCGCAAGGCTTGTAATTGGTTATCAAAACACATATTTGAAACAAAGAACCTTAATCAAGTAAATCTCAATAACTTATATTATTCTGATTTGCGAAATCAATTTAGGTTAAAAAGTCAAATGGCTCAATCTGTGATGAAAACTGTAATTGCTCGTTACAAGTCGGCTAAATCAAATGGACATGAATGGTCTTTGATTGACTTCAAACTTGCAGAATATGATTTAGTCTGGAATCGAGATTATTCACTAACCAAAAACCAATTTAGTGTAAACACGCTTGAAGGTCGCCTAAAACTAAATTATGAGCGTAAGGCTATGAAGAAATACTTCAACAGCACTTGGAAATTTGGTACTGCTAAATTAGTGCATAAGTACAAAAAGTGGTTCTTACATATCCCGATGACAAAAGAGTACCAAACATTAGATTTCGCAGATGTAAACAACATCGTTGGTGTTGATTTAGGAATCAACTTCCTTGCAACCACTTATGATAGTCAGGGCAAAACAACCTTCTACAACGGAAATATTGTTAAACATAAGCGTGGTAAATTTAAAGCTACTCGTAAGCAATTACAAACACGACAAACACCATCTTCTCGTAAGAAAATAAAACAAATTGGCTCAAGAGAAAACCGTTATGTAACTGATGTAAACCATCAAATTACAAAGGCACTCGTTGAGGCATACCCTAGAGGTACTATGTTTGTTTTAGAAGACTTAACAGGGGTTCGTTCTGCGACAGAGAAAGTACGAGTGAAAAACCGCTATGTTTCTGTATCTTGGGCTTTCTATCAGTTCCGTCAAATGCTTGAGTATAAAGCTGAATTGAATGGACAAAAGGTAATTGTGGTAGACCCCAAATATACTTCCCAAACTTGCCCTAAGTGCGGAAACATTGAAAAAGCAAATCGTAATAAAAAGCTACACACTTTTAAGTGTAAAAATTGCCAATACCAATCAAATGATGACCGTATTGGTGCGATGAATCTACACCGTAAGGGAATTAAGCATATCAGTGTAGTTACCACAGGAGTATAG
- a CDS encoding DUF2278 family protein — protein sequence MPLKNYGVLKGTVIQSKIGKGKTPHYQVHLQGETGVDYRIAINVKSQSYPSEVLYFASNNIKSEAIHILPTLPFGFTEIKNNEPKVALDYVRGNLFDSKQMIPLPPEKAGADNDLNEKIERYIKRAIEEKAIIYAFGERWGPEENTPDSYFHFKPGNGIHDIHMNQGNVEKWKGDNGIWQDGGILIHFEKEEEWIGIFLAFQSQSWCTDEEGHARVPVEHCDYKGNN from the coding sequence ATGCCCCTAAAAAACTACGGTGTGTTAAAAGGTACAGTTATACAATCAAAGATTGGAAAAGGGAAAACACCTCATTATCAAGTTCATTTACAGGGCGAAACAGGAGTAGATTATCGTATTGCAATTAACGTAAAGTCGCAAAGTTATCCATCAGAAGTTTTATATTTTGCGAGTAACAATATTAAATCAGAAGCAATTCATATTTTACCGACATTACCATTCGGTTTTACAGAAATAAAAAACAATGAACCGAAAGTGGCTTTAGATTATGTAAGAGGAAATCTATTTGATTCAAAACAAATGATTCCTTTGCCTCCCGAAAAAGCAGGAGCAGATAATGATTTAAACGAAAAAATAGAACGTTATATAAAGCGAGCGATAGAAGAAAAAGCGATTATTTACGCGTTTGGTGAAAGATGGGGACCAGAAGAAAATACACCAGATTCCTATTTTCATTTCAAACCAGGAAACGGTATACATGATATTCACATGAATCAAGGGAATGTAGAGAAATGGAAAGGTGATAATGGCATATGGCAAGACGGAGGGATACTCATTCACTTTGAAAAGGAAGAAGAATGGATTGGTATCTTTCTTGCATTCCAATCACAGTCATGGTGTACCGATGAAGAAGGGCATGCTCGTGTGCCTGTTGAGCATTGTGATTATAAGGGGAATAATTAA
- a CDS encoding zinc ribbon domain-containing protein — MKCPSCHTENAAEAKFCGNCGHSLTEEVVASSGQEEGPEQARAAQAKKTGPNETVEQAKRFASGYFQFFKHALQAPTAIMKSGAIEVRNGIVSLILICFLGACIFYRMMSAASAVTRTFAPDISTPTFFGESITVFFFLLILTLFVGFIIFVSGKMMKSSFSFLEVFGIWGTIATPAIVILVLSFLFSFLLIFFLPILLSVATTYIGISITVAVLKLANGGLDLVYTLIIANVLIGIATFIVLWSYISTIIQALTQGITGF, encoded by the coding sequence ATGAAATGTCCGTCATGTCATACAGAAAATGCAGCGGAGGCAAAATTTTGCGGGAATTGTGGACATTCGTTAACGGAAGAGGTAGTGGCAAGTAGTGGTCAAGAAGAAGGGCCGGAACAAGCACGTGCGGCACAAGCGAAGAAAACTGGGCCAAATGAAACGGTAGAACAAGCGAAGCGGTTTGCGAGCGGCTATTTTCAATTTTTTAAACATGCATTACAAGCACCGACAGCGATTATGAAAAGCGGCGCTATTGAAGTGCGAAATGGAATTGTAAGTCTTATTCTTATTTGTTTTTTAGGAGCATGTATTTTTTATAGAATGATGAGTGCAGCATCAGCAGTTACGAGAACATTTGCACCAGATATATCTACTCCCACGTTTTTTGGAGAATCTATTACGGTCTTTTTCTTTTTATTAATTTTAACTTTATTTGTCGGATTTATTATTTTTGTAAGTGGTAAGATGATGAAATCATCTTTTTCGTTTCTTGAAGTATTCGGTATATGGGGAACGATAGCGACGCCGGCTATTGTCATATTAGTCCTTTCTTTTCTTTTTAGTTTCTTATTAATCTTTTTCTTACCGATATTATTATCGGTAGCTACAACTTATATAGGGATTAGTATAACTGTAGCCGTATTAAAACTAGCCAATGGCGGATTAGATCTCGTTTACACACTTATTATTGCGAATGTTTTAATTGGAATTGCAACATTCATTGTACTTTGGTCTTACATTAGCACGATAATTCAAGCCTTAACACAAGGAATAACTGGCTTCTAA
- a CDS encoding TcaA 3rd/4th domain-containing protein, with translation MKVCTKCGVQFEDGVQFCQNCGTKRGRSVVKKNMSGGVKVGITLLALFVIAIIGLYLYGSSYYTQVAQVDRMITILQERDGEKLAEIVTADDPSIMITRESVTPLFSYIKENPSYVNELREYLRQGEKQRDGIERADFSLTKDGKYFVIFDRYKLKAKTYYTTLLTNEKDVSLKMNGKEIDKTDDKKFEKQYGPFLPGNQVFQSEYKNDYVKLLREEKVVLMKQSQNNVTVDLTLQGQYITVQTNAPGATLYVNQKPVTALAGEEITWGPVATDGSATIYLERNGESGRETTKVETVTALSSYNLPFQKKSTEKPVVYNVTPPPTTEYVYNGFIFPDSDIRKLTSADLTYLSKEQLKIARNEIYARHGHIFQTKDMQAYFAKQSWYRENPYFTGTLTDIETYNIELIKSRE, from the coding sequence ATGAAGGTATGTACAAAGTGCGGAGTTCAGTTTGAAGATGGTGTGCAATTTTGTCAAAACTGCGGGACGAAGAGGGGACGTTCTGTAGTAAAGAAGAACATGAGCGGTGGTGTAAAAGTTGGCATTACACTGTTAGCGCTATTTGTTATAGCGATTATTGGATTGTATTTGTACGGATCGTCGTATTATACGCAGGTGGCACAAGTAGACCGGATGATTACGATTTTACAAGAGAGAGACGGAGAGAAATTAGCTGAGATCGTTACGGCAGATGATCCATCGATTATGATAACGAGAGAGAGCGTAACGCCTCTATTTTCATATATAAAAGAAAATCCATCTTACGTAAATGAATTAAGAGAATACTTGAGACAAGGTGAAAAACAACGGGACGGAATAGAAAGAGCTGATTTTTCATTAACGAAAGATGGAAAGTATTTCGTTATATTTGATCGCTATAAATTGAAAGCGAAGACGTACTATACAACTTTGCTTACAAATGAAAAAGACGTATCGTTAAAAATGAACGGAAAAGAAATTGATAAGACAGATGACAAAAAGTTTGAGAAGCAATATGGGCCATTTCTTCCGGGAAATCAAGTGTTTCAATCAGAATATAAAAATGACTACGTAAAACTATTGCGTGAGGAAAAGGTTGTACTTATGAAACAAAGCCAAAATAACGTAACGGTAGATTTAACGTTGCAAGGTCAATATATTACAGTTCAAACGAACGCGCCTGGTGCAACATTGTACGTAAATCAAAAACCAGTTACAGCGCTGGCAGGAGAAGAAATTACATGGGGGCCTGTAGCGACTGATGGAAGTGCGACGATTTATTTAGAACGAAATGGAGAAAGTGGACGGGAAACGACAAAAGTAGAGACGGTAACGGCACTTTCGTCTTATAATCTTCCATTCCAAAAGAAAAGTACAGAAAAACCAGTTGTTTATAATGTTACCCCGCCACCTACGACTGAGTATGTATATAATGGTTTCATCTTTCCTGATAGTGATATTCGAAAATTAACGAGCGCAGATTTAACATATTTATCGAAAGAGCAGTTGAAAATTGCTAGAAACGAAATATATGCAAGGCATGGCCATATTTTTCAAACGAAAGATATGCAAGCGTATTTTGCAAAACAGTCTTGGTATAGAGAAAATCCTTATTTTACAGGAACGTTAACAGATATCGAAACTTATAATATTGAACTAATCAAATCAAGAGAATAG
- a CDS encoding FAD-dependent oxidoreductase, whose protein sequence is MNYVIIGGDAAGMSAAMQIVRNDENANVVTLEKGEIYSYAQCGLPYVISGAIASTEKLIARNVKTFREKYGIDAKVRHEVTKVDTEKKMVYAEHTKTKDVFEFPYDRLLIATGVRPVMPEWEGRELQGVHLLKTIPDAERILKTLETSKVEDVTIIGGGAIGLEMAETFVELGKKVRMIERNDHIGTIYDADMAEYIHKEADKHHIEILTNENVKAFKGNERVEAVETDKGTYKADLVLVSVGVKPNTDFLEGTNIRTNHKGAIEVNAYMQTNVQDVYAAGDCATHYHVIKEIYDHIPIGTTANKQGRLAGLNMLDKRRAFKGTLGTGIIKFMNLTLARTGLNEKEAKGLHIPYKTVKVDSTNMAGYYPNAKPLYLKLLYRSDTKQLLGGQVIGEEGVDKRIDVIAMALFNKMSIHDLEDVDLSYAPPYNSVWDPIQQAARRAE, encoded by the coding sequence GTGAACTATGTCATTATTGGCGGAGATGCAGCTGGTATGAGTGCAGCTATGCAAATTGTTAGAAACGATGAAAATGCAAATGTTGTAACTTTAGAAAAAGGTGAAATTTATTCATACGCTCAGTGTGGATTACCGTATGTCATTAGTGGTGCTATCGCTTCAACTGAAAAGTTAATTGCGCGCAACGTGAAGACGTTTCGTGAGAAATATGGAATTGATGCGAAAGTGCGTCATGAAGTAACGAAAGTAGATACGGAAAAGAAAATGGTGTATGCAGAGCATACGAAGACGAAAGATGTCTTTGAATTTCCATATGATCGATTATTAATTGCGACTGGAGTGCGTCCTGTTATGCCAGAATGGGAGGGACGGGAATTACAAGGTGTTCATCTTTTAAAAACAATTCCTGATGCTGAGCGCATATTAAAAACGCTAGAAACGAGTAAAGTTGAAGATGTAACGATTATTGGAGGTGGTGCAATCGGACTGGAAATGGCAGAAACATTCGTCGAACTTGGTAAGAAAGTAAGAATGATTGAGCGAAATGATCATATCGGTACGATTTATGATGCGGATATGGCGGAGTATATACATAAAGAAGCAGATAAACATCATATTGAAATTTTAACGAATGAAAATGTAAAAGCGTTCAAAGGGAATGAACGAGTAGAAGCAGTTGAAACGGATAAAGGTACGTATAAAGCGGATCTTGTTTTAGTATCTGTCGGAGTGAAGCCGAATACTGATTTTCTTGAAGGAACGAACATACGTACAAATCATAAAGGGGCCATCGAGGTAAATGCATATATGCAGACGAATGTGCAAGATGTATATGCAGCTGGTGATTGTGCGACACATTATCACGTGATAAAAGAAATTTATGACCATATTCCAATTGGAACAACTGCAAATAAACAAGGGCGACTTGCCGGGCTGAATATGCTGGATAAACGAAGAGCTTTTAAAGGAACGTTAGGTACAGGCATTATTAAATTTATGAATTTGACGCTTGCAAGAACAGGCTTAAATGAAAAAGAAGCAAAAGGACTACATATCCCGTATAAAACAGTCAAAGTAGATTCCACAAATATGGCAGGCTATTATCCAAATGCGAAACCACTTTACTTAAAATTACTATACCGTTCTGACACGAAACAATTATTAGGTGGACAAGTAATTGGAGAAGAAGGCGTAGATAAACGTATTGATGTGATTGCGATGGCGCTTTTCAATAAAATGAGTATTCATGATTTAGAAGATGTCGACTTAAGTTATGCACCACCATATAACAGCGTGTGGGACCCAATTCAGCAAGCGGCAAGGAGAGCGGAATAG
- a CDS encoding DUF3908 family protein: MAINMKTIEEWIAESNARHEEDFGHVVEEMKEVCVGLDNATLIYTKNVFCFGKKVEVFFFFQDHVVIGQEKDEYIEIEKLKYDAITNSNLKTNDKNTTLELKFANGQSINLDSLNDNYGTKNWLFARQIKSIFKLI, encoded by the coding sequence ATGGCAATTAACATGAAAACAATCGAAGAATGGATTGCTGAATCAAATGCAAGACATGAAGAAGACTTTGGACACGTTGTGGAAGAAATGAAAGAAGTATGTGTCGGACTTGATAACGCGACATTAATTTATACGAAAAATGTATTTTGTTTCGGTAAAAAAGTAGAAGTATTTTTCTTCTTCCAAGACCATGTCGTGATCGGACAAGAAAAAGACGAATATATTGAGATTGAAAAATTAAAGTATGATGCCATTACAAATAGTAATTTAAAAACAAATGACAAAAATACTACGTTAGAATTAAAGTTTGCTAACGGACAATCTATTAATTTAGATAGTTTAAATGATAACTACGGTACGAAAAATTGGTTATTTGCTAGACAAATTAAGAGTATTTTTAAGTTAATCTAG
- a CDS encoding SagB family peptide dehydrogenase — translation MQLDTFLHHLHFSIDEIMPNHEVDWKDAPLPYKLYRNVPTIPLSLEIPLSLSNSSTTPTLNEIGYYLWYSFGVTQLCQLNSERNVLRRSIPSGGALYPNELYIYLKVDDYPDGIYHYDAAHHRLILLREGNFDSYLTDALGNRCNIHDCFGAAFVSTMFWKNFFKYNNFSYRLQGLDSGVLIGQLLECAKQFGYTNGVYFQFLDRALNHLLGLSEGKESLYAVIPLSTEPETNWFHNDYRENKTVTSHELLQQIPPLAHEHFIRSKHVDEYPMITKINEASMIESTAHFQTLHHEEHYQHNTYAVQLPKVERLSYDFLQLCRKRYSPDADFILTKWDAAELATLLQEASLSFPYYNDLDGKYRNENTRISLYGCFYNVKNIKNGAYAYNSKTHSIQPIRYGDLRYPLQSSMTMDNVNLFQVPLCLHVVGKKDYYTRALGYRGYRIHQMEAGILVHKLIFAATAMGMGGHPLLSFDTNSCDQLYGIDAGNETSLIQVPVGAYRARNWLKGALHS, via the coding sequence ATGCAGCTAGATACTTTTTTACATCATCTCCATTTCTCTATCGATGAAATTATGCCGAATCATGAGGTGGACTGGAAAGACGCACCGCTTCCTTATAAATTATATCGAAATGTACCTACCATCCCGCTCTCCTTAGAAATCCCGTTATCTTTATCGAACTCTTCTACTACACCTACTCTAAATGAGATTGGTTATTACCTTTGGTATTCATTTGGTGTAACACAATTATGTCAGCTAAATAGCGAGAGAAATGTATTACGTAGATCCATTCCTTCAGGCGGTGCCTTATACCCGAATGAATTGTATATCTATTTAAAGGTTGACGATTATCCAGACGGCATTTACCATTATGACGCCGCACATCACCGACTTATTTTACTTCGCGAAGGAAATTTCGATTCTTATTTAACAGACGCACTCGGTAATCGCTGTAATATACATGATTGTTTCGGTGCTGCATTCGTATCCACTATGTTTTGGAAAAACTTCTTTAAATACAATAACTTTTCATATCGACTTCAAGGATTAGATAGCGGGGTTCTCATTGGACAATTACTAGAATGTGCAAAACAGTTCGGTTATACGAACGGCGTATACTTTCAATTTCTAGACCGTGCACTGAACCATTTACTCGGATTGTCAGAAGGTAAAGAAAGTTTGTATGCCGTTATTCCTTTAAGTACAGAGCCAGAAACTAATTGGTTTCACAATGATTACCGTGAAAATAAAACAGTTACTTCTCATGAGTTGTTGCAACAAATTCCGCCGCTCGCACATGAACATTTCATTCGCTCAAAACATGTAGATGAATATCCGATGATAACAAAAATAAATGAAGCTTCTATGATCGAATCGACAGCACACTTCCAAACACTACATCATGAAGAGCACTATCAACATAATACGTACGCTGTACAGCTACCAAAAGTAGAACGGTTATCGTATGATTTCTTGCAACTTTGCAGAAAACGATATTCTCCTGATGCGGACTTTATTTTAACGAAATGGGATGCAGCCGAGCTCGCTACTTTACTACAAGAAGCGAGTCTCTCCTTCCCCTATTACAACGATCTTGACGGTAAGTATAGAAATGAAAATACACGCATCTCCTTATATGGATGTTTTTATAACGTGAAAAATATTAAAAACGGGGCTTACGCTTATAACAGTAAAACACATTCCATACAACCAATTCGATATGGAGACCTTCGCTACCCACTTCAGTCTAGTATGACGATGGATAACGTTAACCTTTTTCAAGTACCACTTTGCTTACATGTAGTCGGAAAGAAAGATTACTATACACGTGCATTAGGCTATAGAGGATACCGCATTCACCAAATGGAAGCAGGTATACTCGTTCATAAACTCATTTTCGCTGCAACTGCTATGGGGATGGGCGGGCATCCGTTACTAAGTTTTGATACAAATTCATGTGATCAATTGTACGGTATTGATGCTGGGAATGAAACATCTCTTATTCAAGTTCCAGTTGGGGCATATCGGGCGCGGAATTGGTTAAAAGGGGCTTTGCATAGTTAA
- a CDS encoding TOMM precursor leader peptide-binding protein, whose product MTQNILLIGDGLLADYVHDQLCKQYSIIRQHTLTEELPENIHLALVLHDGSPSTIHHDAELIFRSKHIPWLRGFTSFGEGIIGPYIHPLAPGCSHCSDGRRFIAGFDQKEMWELQRKYAFKADNVTRRDVRATQNGMLQMCHIICAETEKILTHNHSSLENELILLNLQTLQCTRHSFLPDPLCPVCSNLPDDTADAAEVSLQPSLKVSTETYRCRSIHELNTFLTRDYLDYRVGMLNGKIQHSLLPFADVIINMPLMFGNEGVAGRTHSFAVSEATAILEGLERYCGMSPRGKKTNVHGSFHDLEEHALNPLTLGVHTNEHYNRNNFPFKPFDPDYEQNWVWGYSLSQNRPLLVPESIAYYSLGHRDAFVYETSNGCAIGGSLEEAIFHGILEIVERDAFLLTWYAELPLPRLDLNSANDTELQLMIQRLRTITGYELYAFNATMEHGIPSLWVIAKNTRENGMNVVCAGGAHLDPIRALKSAIQEIAGMLLITDDELEHKREYYEKCLQDPYFVNKMEDHSMLYGLKETEERLHFLLREDAPVQTFQEMNVSQSFDMDLTSDLHQLLNRLHQSNLEIIVVDQTVPLIEKNGLYCVKVIIPGMLPMTFGHHLTRVTGLDRVYTVPMTLGYTDEPLTNEKLNPHPHPFP is encoded by the coding sequence ATGACTCAAAATATATTGCTTATAGGGGATGGCCTTCTTGCAGACTATGTACATGATCAATTATGCAAACAATATTCCATCATTCGCCAGCATACCCTTACAGAAGAACTTCCTGAAAATATTCATCTCGCTCTCGTATTACATGATGGATCTCCTTCTACTATTCATCATGATGCTGAGCTAATTTTTCGGTCAAAACATATCCCGTGGCTACGTGGTTTTACTTCATTTGGCGAAGGTATTATCGGTCCTTACATTCATCCTCTTGCGCCCGGATGTTCCCATTGTTCTGATGGACGCCGTTTTATCGCTGGCTTTGATCAAAAAGAAATGTGGGAACTACAGCGGAAATATGCCTTTAAAGCAGATAATGTAACGAGGCGTGATGTACGTGCCACCCAAAATGGAATGTTGCAAATGTGCCATATTATTTGCGCAGAAACAGAAAAAATATTAACTCATAACCATTCCTCTTTAGAAAATGAACTTATTTTACTAAACTTACAAACATTACAATGTACGCGGCATTCTTTTCTTCCAGATCCTCTCTGTCCTGTATGTAGTAATTTACCTGATGATACTGCGGATGCGGCGGAAGTTTCTTTACAACCGAGTTTAAAAGTAAGCACCGAAACGTATCGCTGCCGTTCCATTCATGAATTAAACACATTTTTAACAAGAGACTATTTAGATTATCGGGTCGGTATGTTGAACGGCAAAATACAGCATTCTTTATTACCATTCGCTGACGTCATTATAAACATGCCATTAATGTTTGGAAATGAAGGTGTTGCAGGCCGAACTCATTCATTTGCAGTGAGTGAAGCAACTGCCATTTTAGAAGGTTTAGAACGATATTGCGGTATGTCGCCTCGTGGAAAAAAAACAAATGTGCATGGTAGTTTTCATGATTTAGAGGAACATGCACTAAATCCCCTCACACTCGGTGTACATACAAATGAACATTACAATCGTAATAATTTTCCATTTAAACCGTTTGATCCTGATTATGAGCAAAACTGGGTATGGGGATATTCTTTATCACAAAACAGACCGCTTTTAGTTCCTGAATCAATTGCTTATTACAGCCTCGGTCATCGAGATGCTTTCGTGTATGAAACATCAAATGGATGTGCAATTGGCGGTAGTTTAGAAGAAGCGATTTTTCACGGCATTTTAGAAATTGTAGAGCGTGATGCCTTCTTACTCACTTGGTATGCCGAATTACCTCTTCCCCGCCTTGATCTTAATTCAGCAAATGATACAGAATTACAATTAATGATCCAGCGGTTACGTACGATTACCGGATATGAATTATACGCTTTTAATGCGACGATGGAACACGGCATCCCGAGCTTATGGGTAATTGCAAAAAATACGCGTGAAAATGGAATGAACGTTGTTTGTGCGGGAGGCGCTCATTTAGATCCTATTCGAGCCTTAAAAAGCGCCATTCAAGAAATAGCAGGCATGTTACTTATAACAGACGATGAGCTCGAGCACAAAAGAGAATACTACGAAAAATGCTTACAAGATCCTTATTTCGTTAATAAAATGGAAGACCATAGTATGCTGTATGGATTGAAAGAAACGGAAGAACGTCTTCACTTCCTTTTACGAGAAGATGCACCGGTGCAAACGTTCCAAGAAATGAATGTATCACAATCATTTGATATGGATTTAACATCCGATCTCCACCAACTTTTAAATCGTTTGCATCAATCTAATCTGGAAATAATTGTTGTAGATCAAACCGTTCCCCTTATAGAAAAGAACGGACTATACTGTGTAAAAGTTATTATTCCAGGCATGTTACCGATGACGTTCGGACACCATCTTACTCGGGTTACAGGATTGGACCGGGTATATACCGTACCGATGACACTTGGATATACAGACGAACCTTTAACGAATGAAAAATTAAATCCACATCCACATCCGTTTCCATAG